Part of the Uloborus diversus isolate 005 chromosome 2, Udiv.v.3.1, whole genome shotgun sequence genome, ATTCTTTGGAGCTCTTATGGTGCTAATTCAGATTCGTGTCTTCCCGGAAATGAACATTTCCGGTGCGCAACTTTTGGAAGTAAGagcaaaaatatttctgtttacaaacaaaaaaataaataaactgaactCTATCATTCTACTAGTACTTAAAAGCTTGTGGTCTAAAAAGGGTTAAGATGTGCATGAAGAATCAAATTGCggcaatcttatataattaaaaactgagagtgtacctatgtatctacgtttaagtttcttctcccgaacgccagtgaactgaccgtTGAACCAAgtatcgatggatttgtaatcttcccgtctttatgtttggctatttaacataatcttccgataataattagtggagatatcaattaaaactattaattatgacacttagatttcgacataaaattcttatttttcgaaggctttcctccattcaaattattattcagtgcttcatatcaactttccgcaacaatgtttttattaaaatgtatagcgtgaagaaaatcattgagacaaaAAATCTGTTGCTATCCTTTGTCTCGaatgtgagcaaataaaattctgggttttgttttaaagacttCTCCTGTAATCGGTGGATTCCAAATGTTTGcttttccgaaatctgccgcaaaattttactgattttttttttttttttttttttgttcaagcctgattgttgaacacgcgtcactcgacataactttcatttttgatGTGTACcatgcaaagccaggcgacgtagctagtatttttaaaaacctgcCTTAAGATTACAACTTGGCAGATCACCATTAAAATGGAGTTAGTTAGGAGCTATTAAGTATGAATAAATTGGCAGAATCGCTTTTAGTGCAGTTTATTACtgataaaattacatttgaaatacAATAGTTAACAATAAGTTTCTTTTATACTGTATACAAACAGGAATAAAACGTGAAAATACATTTGTAAGTCACAGTGCTTTGAGAAAGCTTCTATAATCTCAACATTCACTTAGAAAGACACGATGAATATTTAGTCTAAATTCCCTGACAAAAGTACTCAGGGGCTTTGACTAGAGCAAGAACACTGACGATAAAACCTGTCCGTTAAGTACAGTTCTTTGGCATACGTTCTTGAAACATATAGTTAAATGTTTACTAGACCCGTTCATATGTAAATTGAACGGACACCAAACACACAATACCGATTCAGTAATGTGAGCTTAGTTTAAAAACACTATTAGAAATGTAAATCATGTTTCTGTATTTTCCAATGGCAATTAGAATGACACAACAATAGTCcccattccccctcccccccacataCACCCAAgtctaaaaatttatatttaaattttacatacgattgaatttttaaattaataaattttatggCATATACTTTTCATtcgttgaaaataaattttgtgattTAAAGGTTAACCCCTAACTAGTGAGAAAGAGTATCTTACACCTCAggaaaatttgaattctaaaatgtTGTTATTTTACTTTACTAGCGCTGTGAGTTGAACGAACTCCCTTTTCTTCAAGTTAAACTGCAAGTAGCTGAGCATAACAGAGTAACTTAACATTGAATGTAAACGATTATTTTGTGGTTTAGGATGTAATCAACCTCACTTACGAAACATTCTACAATTTTTCTCATTGCAACGTGGAGAgataatttttatcttattttttttttatgaatgtttgCTGTTactgttattttatatttaaagcaattatttttcttctacatGACTTACGAGGATTGGAACTTCGATGGTAAAACTATGTATTTGCAACTAATTCAAAAGTGATACATACCACCACGTTTTACAATACTTCAATGTAGTCGCCAGTATTCTGTACAACTCGTTTCCAACGGTGTGGAAGTCGTAGGACACTTGTAGTAGCGCCCGTTCTTCTGGAAGTTCCAAAGGAGAGGTCTACTGCCGCAAGAATCACTGGAACAGTTCTGAAGCGAATGCCCGGAAGTGAATCTTTCATGttactaactaccaaacggcactaCCTTGAGGACCACGGATCTGGACAAAACTCTGGATTTAGGTTAACttccactagatatgaacccaggtaaagcggtttgactgcataggtcctagttcGGCCGTAATGGGGGGTCCAAAGTTTCTAGTTTAACTCCAGCatgcaatggtttttcctttgaaattaacctttttttttacttttcttgctATTGCATGGCAGTATCacccaactgaatgcattcacagcATAGAATAAATTCTGCCGCCCTTACCTTGTACTAACAAGAGAAGCGACAGATGTTAGAAaagcaaatattgtgccaaaatttcaaattccaaagaaaacgctattgcaGTTCCGGGTCTAAACCAGCAAAGATGGACCCTCCTTGCAGCAGAACTAAAGCCTATGTACTCAAATTATtctacctgggctcatatctaatACGAATTGACttaaatccagaagtttatccaaATTCATGACTCTCAAGTTTTTGGCGTCTGAACTACACTGAATTGCAGGATTCTAAAATTGCAATGGCGTTttcattggaatttgaaactttgggacAATATCTACCCTCCGAAAATATTCAACGTCTCTTGTCAGTACAACGAAGGGGGGAAGGGGGACATTGTGAATGTATTTAATTGACACATACGGCAATGCAAATCAAGAAAAGGATAAAGAAAGTTTAATTTCAGAGGAaaaaaccactgcttttctggaCTCAAACAGCAACTTTGAACCcccgttgcagccaaactagggcctatgcagtcaaaccgctctACCTTggttcatatctagtgcgaactgacctaaatccagaatttcatccaaatctgtgaccctcaaggtcgtgccgtttggtagtaagtttTAAGTCGAAGTCATAAAGACATAAGATTTTGTGACTGGTTTAACTTTCTCAGATTCCAGATCCGCACTAGATGacatcaaaaaaaggggggggggggaaccaaaaTCACTTCTGAATTTATCGAATATCTTGAACTGCtacactgttgtgaaaaattatGTGTTCTACAATAGATACCTGCGCATGTGAACATTGAGGGAAAACAATATGCAGAACCCCTGGTCAAACAGGGCAGGGACTCGATTCAGAAGAGAACAATTTTTACACTTTCTGATGCAATGCCGTAGCTAGACACAGAACTTTAAAGCATTCATCAAAAAAGTCCCccattcatcaaaaaaaaactttgattttccaaGAGCTATCGTATCGACAATTGCAAGAGTTAGAAAAAATCATTGTCAGGGTATGAAGACCCACCCCGATAAATCAAGATCTTAAATCCAATGCAAACACTGCGCTAATATTCAACTAACGCCCAGCGACATCTTGCAGTGCCCAGCGATCAGCACCCTCAGCGAATTGCTACACAAGAATTCTTCTACAATCCGGACGCACCGATACTGGCTGAAGCTGTGGTCAAGAAATTTGGTAAAATTTAATGTCTATGGTTacgaaaacaacaacaacaacatttggTTTAACTTCTAAGACGAAGGAACCACTGCTTGGCATTCGCTTCAGAACTGTCCCAGAGATTCTTGCGTCAGTAGACCGCTCTATTCAAACTTATTAGTAGAATTGGCGCTACTACAGTTGTCCTACGGCTCACCGTTGGAAACGGCTTGTACAGAATGCTGATGATTATATTGAAGCACTGTAAAACATGGTGGTATGTATCACATTTGTATTGGTTGTACATAAATAGTTGTCACTATTAAAGTTCAAACTCAAGTATCtggaaatagttttataacaaaAATTGCAAGATCTCTTGCAAAATAACGTACAATTCTATAATAAAGCTATTCTCAGAGAATAAATagttgcatacaaaatttcataatatttacatttaggggcaattccacgggtaactgactgacattttttgaagaaaacaataAGTATTGTGTAATATTCAAATCACAATATATATTGTAAAAACGTTCTTTTCCcgtggaatattgtattttttaggcTGAATTCAGTGgtatatttaaattcaaaaaattcttttttagtcgatttattaaaaaaaaaatgttaaacacatggtgactgactgacataacgtgttttttaaatgtcagtGAGGTTaccatatttttcataaatatttaaaaatcatccaaaatgtatttcgagacTTCAGCCTTACcattaaattcagtttaaaaaatacaatattccaggGCAAATGATCGTTTGCACAAGATATATTTTGcgttaaatataacaaaatacgtattgttttgctttacaaatgtcagtcagttatccgtggaattgcccatatggCTTTAATTACATGTATGCACACTTACGGTATTGTTTCTGTTGTATTTATATAAATGAATGCTATAAAAACCATTGTAAATGTTCCTACCTAAATTTTCTGGGTTTCATGCATTCTATCTCACGATTTAAGTTACAAAAAATCACCTCACCAGCAAGGGTTAAGCAGGGGTATATGATATTTGTGCCAAAAAGTAAGTTGAAGAATTTCAGTTTTGCGTTTTAGAAGACATGTACCCCATAAAGTTTTGGCATTCAACCGCTGTTACAATAGTAGAACAAtttattagtaattttattttatttttgactgcaTTTATAGAGAATGTGGGTCTGAGGTGTTAAGAAGATATTTCAGTTGTAAGAAGTTTAAACAAGTTGGTGGATATATATATTGATTGGGCgcgaattagatttttttttttaaatttatcaaagcaaaattgaaaatgTAAGAACAAAGTGTATAAATGCGATAAAAAAAAGGGCTCACTTGTTACATTGTGTAAAAGCTTTGGTAAACAATGGCGCAACACATGAACGGGACTAGATAAATAGAATATTACACACATGTATATCACATTCTAAAAACATGAATTTGGAATGCATCAGCAGCATATAATCTCATATTCAAAATCTTTGGTTTCGAACATTAAAAAATCAGACAATTAATTAATTATCacaatatttttcaagcaaacatcGATGATACAGATAAATATACAGTTACAGCGTATGTTGAGTGGAAAAATTGCTCACATTTTAAAGGCTTTAAAACTAAATCACTATTTCATACaatgattttcaataaaaattataaataactagtaaaaaataacTAGTAATAACCTAAAAAtaactagtaaaataataaaactttcaatccTCAAAACAATCAAAATcttcagttgaaattttaatcgtaTGCAAAAATGCTTGACACACGTTTATGTTAGTAATCAAACAAGTAAACTTCAATTTGCCATATAATATCAAAatctaaaatattaatgaacaatattttagggattttcacaaaaaatcagCCCAATTTACGCAAAAAAGAATAGTTCTGTccagaaaatttattatttctaacAGTATGATGAGAGTAagaataaacacacacacacaggcaaaCTACCGACTAACTAGGAGTTACGAAAAGTTCATTAAGTCAAACTGTCATACTAATCTTGCATTGAGCGTTAAAAATACAATACACCAatttaactctctctctctctctgaaagCCATTTTTTAACCCAAAAAATCCTCTTGGAATTCGCGACtttagagctcgaatacgctatttTTCTGTGCTTAAAAATACtgccgaaaaaagtaaaacataccgttccacgtgttttctttgggtaaAATGacatacttcaaagattttatggtgtaatataatttcagaggaatcgaaaagaaagcttcccacaaacacgatgaaaaattaccgACAATCATAAAgattcaaagcaagttataagttgcggcatttgttttatatttttcattcgccattagacagtagctgtagcgccccctatagtttactggagttgcgaattaaaagtAGTTTAACAAAATCCATCTAGATCGCCTGCAtaataattagtaaaattttatatttaaacttaataaacaaatttttaaatatttatataaatcgtctaaaaactgttttcaagcttattcgtaactccaacgaactattcggaactccagcgcttgaatacgctaccttgcagtgatttacaaaactgccgatgaaactaaaacattgccacgttgcgttccacgtgtgtctgttgacgtaaacacaggcagtttgttctgagtatttattaacgcaatcgatgagtcttagtttgctttcagctacagaaattaattcgtcccttagtagtattcacgagcttctcaaaataatgttagttttccttatttccttctaaaatatgagttgattgaaaatggtgaaagcgaaaactggattaataaacttggataacgttatacaaagtaaaaaattttattgttttgtatgaatttgtaagaatatgagttttttttaatcttaaattaatttaactaaccatcttttacagcagcatttagttgaaatggacggtatgcaaaatattttcttgaatatattatcgtagaacaaaatgaaaaatgtttcaccgagaaagaatttactttattccttttattctcagctgaaaggtttcgccaaatttgtttagggttatagttttagtattgtgcgagcaaagtataGCCTTGGCGAggtttcgcgtttttagttaaaccattttaaatttttatcatgagtggaataaaatggtagtaagattacagaattcgataagtaaaaagaaataatggtcaatcaactgaaaagaaaactaccaccatatatccgtaagaattctgtagatgatttgcataacttgacataattaaatcgtaactcagaaattagaaaaatcgaaacagaaaaatttttaattaaccgattcgggaattcgagagaaataactcagcaacaaatgcaaaacaaaaagcactagccaagcaaggcaaagaagtatcatcttctttcgataataatttgtaatgtgaTATTGAATTTTccagcattaattgttgttcttgacaggtcacaattattatttagttttatcaagaattgataaatatcgaattcaacatcgtggaaatagctgcttagaactacgaactacgtagtttgcattaatctttgacgtttagtaatgcttcttgaattctcatttctttctacgtgggccagaatatccacaagactttgaaaattaatttaaaaagaataaagcgaaaaatatcatacatacgaacaaaaatcacaacacttttagcattttcttcgttaccacatgcgtttgttttagtttttaagtcggccattagacagtgactgcagtgccccctatagttcgttggagttgcgaataaggggcactgaagtcacagtctaatggcggacttaaaaactaaaacaaacgcacatggtaacgaagaaaatgctaaaagtgttaagatttttgttcgtacgtatgattttttcgctttattctttttaaattaatttgcaaagtcttgtggatattctggcccacgtaaaaagaaatgagaattcaagaagcattactaaacgtcaaagattagtacaaactacgtagttcgtagttctaagcagctatttccacgatgttgaattcgatatttatcaattcttgataaaactaaataataattgtggcctgacaagaataacaattaatgctagaaaattcaatatgacattacaaattattatcgaaagaagatgatacttctttgtcttgcttggctagcgcttactgttttgcatttgtagctgagttatttctctcaaattcccgaatcggttaatttaaaaattttctgtttcgatgtttctaattcctgagttatgatttaattatgtcatgctatgcaaatcatcaacaaaattctcacggatatatggtggtagttttcttttcagtttgatctaccataatttctttttacttatcgaattctgtaacgtttctaccattttattccacccatgataaaacttaaaaatggtttaaccgcaacatgcggaatctcgccaaggctactttgctcgcacaatactaaaactgtaaccctaaacaaattttgcGAAACCTTTCatgagctgagaataaaaggaacaaagtaaattctttctcggttaaacatttttcattttgttctaccataatacattcaagaaaatattttgcatgctgtccattccaactaaatgctgctgtaaaatatggttagtttaattaatttaagattaaaagaaaaaaaaaacccatattcttacaaattcatacaaaacaataaaattttttaccttgtataacgttatccgagtttgttaatccagaattttcacttTCACCATGTCTcaacaactcatattttagaaggaaataatgaaaactaacattattttgagaagctcgagaacaCTACTAAGGGAAGAATTAATTtccgtagctgaaagcaaactaagacacatcgattgcgttaataaatactcagaacaaactgcctgtgtttacgtcagcagacatacctggaacgcaacgtggcaatgttttagtttcatcggcagttttataaatcaccgcaaggtagcgtattcgagcgctggagttccgaataaacttgaatatttaagaattttaacaAATCGAGTTCTGTGATTTAGCTTGCCAGCAGAGGAAgcgaataataaaagtaaatgtaAGACaacagtttaataataaaaatatctgtGAAAGAATCAATGCTCGATATTTTATTGAAGGTAAAAAGAGGTGTATAAAGTATAATTTTTCCgtaagaaagtaaaatattttttggaactttttttgtCCTCGGTAACAAATATAATGCTCTTCACAGGACGTATTACAACGCAACTGGCGATTTAAAGGTAAGTTCCTTCCAAAATCGTGCTCTCTAACTCACGTtaaagttttgtaaattttaaattctaaCTAAACACACATTTGAAACTTTGAGTATGAAAACATGCATTTGAAACTAACCATGAAGTAAAAATACACTTCCTAGATAAATGATTTCTAATACTAATTGTAATCGCGAATTCTACCAAGTTTTGATAcgattattgaatttaaaaaaaatatgtttaagtaGTTGTATGATACGTTATTTTCAGAACGATGATAGACAATATAAATTATGTAACGCCCTTGCAAATTTTCTTTCAACTAGAGACCAAGGCAAGGTTAGTTCCTTAATAAATACAACCAATGTTCAGTTTAACTACAAAACCCGaagcttttttctgtttttgttattagtgtaatatatatatatatatatatatatatatatatatatatatatatatatatatatatatatatatatatatatatatatatatatatatatatatatatatatatatatatatatatatatatatatatatatattttttgaaattggcataatttatcattgataacttatttatttatactttgtGTTAGGTGTCTTTTTTTTATATGACCGGTACACAGAGAAAAAGAGGGGATGACGAAGAGAGTTACTATCTGTCTTTGGAAATTCATCTAAGTAAATCTGTCACCAACTAAAAAACTTGCAAGCGTGAGGTTCGCTAATGAAAATTGATTCCCCAAACTgcgaaaaaaaaactagaaagtaATAATTATTCTTCAAAGGACTTTTCGTTCCTGAAAATAAATCTACTATCACCGATGGACTATGTAATTATTTtctatgaaaaacatttaaaaaaaaattaattgcatttttgtaATACAAAAATAACAATGTGAGGACAGTTggaaaaagttttgattttattttgaactgatGCATTCCTTTAAAAATTGCGAGTTTACATATATTTCACAGATATGTACATAGTCGTGAGTACAAGAAGCACTTtagttgcttttaaaatattctatACATCAAACATCAAGTGGCCATAAAAACTAGACTCAAATTTGGCCccgaaaatggaagaaaatatcactgctataaaattttaaaatgtgagtTAAGAACAATATTTGCTCATGCAGAAAAATTCCACATTCCATTCAGGATATCGAAACGATGCTATAAATAAGTTAAATTCTTTGCTTCTAACAGTATAAGATAAACTTCCCAtgcttcataaaaatattaaaatttaaaataaagaaatgcaaCTATAATAACAGCTTCAGTTACATATCTTTGTGGGAAATGAAGTATAAAGACGAAACCATTACGACACTTAATTAATTAGATTAAGCTTTAATTGGAAAGATTGAAAAATCTAATTAGGTACAGAATCCGTCAGTAAGATTTGGAACAAATTCCATTcatgaaaatgattatttttattcgGCTGTTGTGCTAGAGGACAGAAATAGCGGTCTCCACCAGCAACAGGgcgactaaataaataaaaaaaaaacagagcgactagttttccaaaaaaaatcatcaaacagTTGTCACTCAGTATCCACTGTAAAAATAGATTAATGACATTACAGCATTCAAAAATTCTGAAGTAATTGCCAAAATCGTTTCAACCTAAATCGTGCTGAAGAGCCTTGAtgaactaatttatttaaaaacagttacGGTTATTTAGCAATCTCAAtttatgaatatatatttttttaatatcgttTAACTgatagagtgaaaaaaaatctggTCAATGTTTCAGAAAAGTGAAATAGACCTGCCACTagcgattaaaatttttttctagttttttataaTAGTAAATAATATCAGTAAAGAAAATTGACAGGAGAGCAATGAGAGGGTTTTCTTAAAGCTGTAAGAGTCTGCAATTTGTTTCCAAGCTTGTGTTGCACTGATGCTCCTTTTATCATGTAAATTTTAACTGTATTcggtaatttttaaatgaattttctaattagaAATGGAAAGTTATTTGGCAATGTGCAGGAATTGAGTCAATTGTTACTGCTTAAGGTTTGTGTTTGAATATAATGTAGAAACACCGTACATTTCAGATTTCGTTTTTGCTCTATGTGAAAAACGAGAAAGcggagtgcttttttttttttttttattacggggGCGTTGAAAGTgattaaacaaaaatttcttaaaatagctCCTTTAAACTGGTACTCAAACATTACGTATATGAATAAAAGATTCTTGCGTAAAAGCAAACCCTTtatacttcatttttttcaatactttaaattattattttcttatactCTTTCATTACATTTCGTAGATGATTcttaaaatatgtaataattttaaataggtATAAAAAAAACATGGCACATATATTTTGGCACTAATTTTTATGTGAGCAACAagaagctttttttaaatacgttcATGTATTTATCTATTTCTCGTGACATTTCATATTCTatgtatttagtaaattttttcATGAGGAAGAGAATTTAAACATgcgttataaaatttcaaaacttatacTTTACGCTTAAAAACTTCGTATTTGTGTTTACTTTCGTTgctctttaaaaaatgtacagtACTCCTTTCTGCTCGTGAGAGTAGTGTTTGCATTGTCTGTATTGAAGGTTTGATATTTTAGTCAATAAGTTGTCCACAATTGGTAATGAACCCTTAAAtgtaatgagaaataaaaattcttcaatattttgtcgattaaaaaaataatgatcctTTCAAACTGAAatagttttcattattaaaactactTTTCAACATGAAGTATTTCCCATACTTTGAATGCGAAAGGGAGGACACGTACTTAATTCGTCAGGAGCGCAGCGAAGTTGTGGTTGGGATCAACTCCAACTACCCGAACTCTTGGTTTATGCACATTGCACATGTTGCCAATCCTACGCAATACTGTAGTTTATATACTTTTGTGTACTGTTATGACCTCCTCCCCCCACCCCTCAaccatataaaatttattttgcgCTAATGATACACTCATTATAATCTGTTTTCACCATGCTCGTTATATAGTAAAACCAATTGGATAAAGTATTGTATCATTACGCCTACTTGCTTATTTTAGTTGTGTAAGAAACTATGTTTTGCTTATGTAtttatacattaaagcaaccgTCATAGCGGTGACCAATCGTTGTTACATATTATGCCAATACTACTCATAACATACTGCCagttaataaatattcaatttcattttcagcaGTGAAAAATCTCCGATTCAAAGTAACATGATAGCGCTGATTGAGTTAATCGTATTATCTAATGTTAACATGCATTACTGAAACTGAGTTGTGTTTATCAACATAAAAAGCCGTTTAAAAACAGGAATTCATAGCCTCAATCTGCATAGAGGAACATTAGTCTATAACTAGATACATATTCATTGAAATTGCTATCAATGCTCTGTGACACGTCTCTTTAAAAGTCTTAAACTTTCGACTCAATTACTATAATACTTAATATATATCACATGtagaaagtaagtaaaaataCCACATGATTAGCAACATAAGTTTCAACAAGACCAGAAACGACTTAAAACTGAAGAAGTTTTAAGAAAGTTGACTTATTTGCTTAAAACAAAGAAGTGTTTAAAAAGTTGACATTACGATTTTCAATAACGTTGGAATGTGGGATTGGCAACTCCGCTAGCTTTCAGGTCACTTCTTTTGACGTTTCGTTTGGAATGCAATTGCTCTTTCGAATCTGTACCTAGACTTCGTAGTCCTTTACCAGAAAGGCTTTGGATGTTGAAAGTTTTAAGGTCCGATTTAGCAGGCACCGGCAAATCACGAGAATTGTCTAATGGAAGAGCTGAAGAATCTTCTAATGGAACAATACTGGTATCGAATGGATGAATGACACCCTGTTCGACTGTGGGTGTCGTGCTGGCAACAGACCCAGCTGAAGTCGTGGAATAAATATCTGCCGCAGCAGATCCTCTGTAATAATCAACATATAAGGAAGTTGGGCGAGGAATAGGTGTTAAAGTGTAGTCTTCTGGACGAAGCCTGACGTGGTTGCTCTTCTGTATGCCAAACCGTTTCTTTGCTCCATCCATAGGGAAACATATTTTCATCCAAAACATAATtatcaaaatgcacaaaaataggCCAAACATCACTCCTACGCATGTATATGCTACAGCCTCCGCGTATGGCACGGCATTGATTATGGCGGACGAAGAATTAGAAGGTTTTGTCTTTTCAAGCTTGAGGTCAACTTTTTCTAATTTAACTACTCTAAATGTCCTGTTTAAGATGTCAACCGTTATGTTATTTTTTCCGTCAATATTCGGAAGGAAGCGCAGTGTTGGTGCACCAGCTCCAACGGTGACATTGATATTCAAGTGAGCATAGCACTTCGCGTTTGATATTTCTGGGACAACATCACCAAATCCGAGTTTCAccattaatttttcc contains:
- the LOC129216593 gene encoding uncharacterized protein LOC129216593; this translates as MSLLIEPTTVSSFEVLRPYSTLLQPHSVSSNSLNTLTFNNEVRSTNSSSVPADPEHKKLLMIVLRAEDCSRFSKADFEKILEKLMVKLGFGDVVPEISNAKCYAHLNINVTVGAGAPTLRFLPNIDGKNNITVDILNRTFRVVKLEKVDLKLEKTKPSNSSSAIINAVPYAEAVAYTCVGVMFGLFLCILIIMFWMKICFPMDGAKKRFGIQKSNHVRLRPEDYTLTPIPRPTSLYVDYYRGSAAADIYSTTSAGSVASTTPTVEQGVIHPFDTSIVPLEDSSALPLDNSRDLPVPAKSDLKTFNIQSLSGKGLRSLGTDSKEQLHSKRNVKRSDLKASGVANPTFQRY